In Zhaonella formicivorans, one DNA window encodes the following:
- the pylSn gene encoding pyrrolysine--tRNA(Pyl) ligase small subunit — protein MNTEQNRASSDNPKQQAEKKEKKRYYRKNVNFFKLVEKIKLWPSRSGMLHGIKSMKIRGNSAEVVTHCNESFIIHNSRNCRAARWLRNKWFFGVCPKCRIPSWKLEKYSATYLNQHWGSDL, from the coding sequence ATGAACACAGAACAAAATAGGGCATCCTCCGATAATCCTAAGCAGCAGGCGGAGAAGAAGGAAAAAAAACGCTATTATCGCAAAAATGTCAATTTTTTTAAGCTGGTGGAGAAGATCAAGCTCTGGCCATCCCGCAGCGGCATGCTGCACGGGATTAAATCCATGAAGATCAGGGGAAACTCGGCGGAAGTGGTTACCCATTGCAATGAGAGTTTTATCATTCATAATTCCAGAAACTGCCGTGCTGCCCGTTGGCTGCGCAATAAGTGGTTTTTTGGGGTATGCCCTAAATGCAGGATTCCCTCTTGGAAATTGGAAAAATACTCTGCTACTTATTTAAACCAGCACTGGGGATCTGATTTGTAA